One Streptomyces sp. B21-105 genomic region harbors:
- the pyk gene encoding pyruvate kinase, with protein sequence MRRSKIVCTLGPAVDSHEMLVSLIEAGMNVARFNFSHGSHAEHQGRYDRVRAAAEETGRAIGVLADLQGPKIRLETFAEGPVELVRGDEFTITTDDVPGDKTICGTTYKGLPGDVSRGDQVLINDGNVELKVLDVEGPRVRTIVIEGGVISDHKGINLPGTAVNVPALSEKDIDDLRFALRMGADLVALSFVRDAKDVADVHRVMDEEGRRVPVIAKVEKPQAVENMEDVVMAFDGVMVARGDLAVEYPLERVPMVQKRLIELCRRNAKPVIVATQMMESMITNSRPTRAEASDVANAILDGADAVMLSAESSVGAYPIETVKTMSKIVSAAEQELLSKGLQPLVPGKKPRTQGGSIARAACEISDFLGGRGLVAFTQSGDTARRLSRYRATQPIIAFTTDEGTRNQLALSWGVESHIVPFVNTTDEMVDMVDQEIAKINRFNPGDVVIITAGSPPGVPGTTNMLRVHHLGGGSRD encoded by the coding sequence ATGCGCCGTTCGAAAATTGTCTGTACTCTCGGCCCCGCGGTCGACTCCCACGAAATGCTTGTGTCGCTGATCGAGGCCGGCATGAACGTGGCCCGTTTCAACTTCAGCCACGGCTCCCACGCCGAGCACCAGGGCCGGTACGACCGGGTCCGTGCCGCCGCCGAGGAGACCGGCCGGGCCATCGGCGTCCTCGCCGACCTCCAGGGCCCCAAGATCCGCCTCGAGACCTTCGCCGAGGGCCCCGTCGAGCTGGTGCGGGGTGACGAGTTCACCATCACCACCGACGACGTCCCCGGCGACAAGACGATCTGCGGCACGACCTACAAGGGTCTGCCCGGCGACGTCTCGCGCGGCGACCAGGTCCTCATCAACGACGGCAACGTCGAGCTGAAGGTCCTCGACGTCGAGGGCCCGCGGGTGCGGACGATCGTCATCGAGGGCGGGGTCATCTCCGACCACAAGGGCATCAACCTGCCCGGCACGGCCGTCAACGTGCCCGCGCTCAGCGAGAAGGACATCGACGACCTGCGGTTCGCGCTGCGCATGGGCGCGGACCTGGTCGCGCTGTCCTTCGTCCGGGACGCCAAGGACGTCGCCGACGTCCACCGGGTCATGGACGAGGAGGGCCGCCGGGTCCCCGTCATCGCCAAGGTGGAGAAGCCGCAGGCGGTGGAGAACATGGAGGACGTCGTGATGGCGTTCGACGGTGTGATGGTCGCCCGTGGCGACCTCGCCGTCGAGTACCCGCTGGAGCGGGTGCCCATGGTGCAGAAGCGCCTGATCGAGCTGTGCCGGCGCAACGCCAAGCCGGTGATCGTGGCGACCCAGATGATGGAGTCGATGATCACCAACTCCCGGCCGACCCGCGCCGAGGCCTCCGACGTGGCCAACGCGATCCTGGACGGCGCGGACGCGGTCATGCTGTCGGCCGAGTCGAGCGTGGGCGCGTATCCGATCGAGACCGTGAAGACGATGTCGAAGATCGTCAGCGCGGCCGAGCAGGAGCTGCTCAGCAAGGGTCTGCAGCCGCTCGTGCCGGGCAAGAAGCCGCGCACGCAGGGCGGTTCGATCGCGCGCGCCGCGTGCGAGATCTCCGACTTCCTCGGCGGCCGCGGCCTGGTGGCGTTCACCCAGTCCGGCGACACCGCCCGCCGGCTCTCGCGCTACCGCGCGACCCAGCCGATCATCGCCTTCACCACCGACGAGGGCACCCGCAACCAGCTCGCGCTCAGCTGGGGCGTCGAGTCGCACATCGTGCCGTTCGTGAACACCACGGACGAAATGGTCGACATGGTCGACCAGGAGATCGCCAAGATCAACCGTTTCAACCCGGGCGACGTCGTCATCATCACCGCCGGCTCGCCCCCCGGCGTCCCCGGCACCACCAACATGCTCCGGGTCCACCACCTCGGCGGCGGCTCCCGCGACTGA
- a CDS encoding TetR/AcrR family transcriptional regulator yields MQSRPPAVRTGRPRSAAADAAILAATRAALVELGWSKLTLGDVATRAGVAKTTLYRRWAGKNELVVDAVAELFAELELPDCGTLAADIEGVVLQFAAILARPEAKSGLMAVVAESTRDDALRERIRASIVDPQKGLVLEGRARAQARGELPPESDPAEAVRTADLIFDVVAGAVVHRTLVSAEPADEEWVRGFTRVLLLGLASASEQPATHPGPRAGGIAPRPHAGA; encoded by the coding sequence ATGCAGAGCCGCCCGCCCGCCGTCCGCACCGGCCGTCCGCGCAGCGCCGCCGCGGACGCCGCGATCCTGGCCGCGACACGTGCGGCGCTGGTCGAGCTGGGCTGGTCGAAGCTGACCCTGGGCGACGTGGCGACGCGCGCCGGCGTCGCCAAGACGACGCTCTACCGCCGCTGGGCCGGCAAGAACGAACTGGTCGTCGACGCGGTCGCGGAACTGTTCGCCGAGCTCGAACTCCCCGACTGCGGCACCCTCGCCGCCGACATCGAGGGCGTGGTCCTGCAGTTCGCGGCGATCCTGGCGCGCCCGGAGGCCAAGAGCGGCCTGATGGCGGTCGTCGCCGAATCCACCCGCGACGACGCTCTGCGCGAGCGCATCCGCGCCTCCATCGTCGACCCGCAGAAGGGCCTGGTCCTGGAGGGCCGCGCCCGGGCCCAGGCACGCGGCGAACTCCCCCCGGAGTCCGACCCGGCCGAGGCCGTGCGGACCGCCGACCTGATCTTCGACGTGGTGGCGGGCGCGGTGGTGCACCGCACCCTGGTCAGCGCGGAACCGGCGGACGAGGAGTGGGTGCGCGGCTTCACCCGGGTCCTGCTGCTGGGCCTGGCATCGGCCTCCGAGCAGCCCGCGACGCACCCCGGCCCTCGCGCCGGGGGCATAGCTCCCAGGCCCCACGCCGGGGCGTAG
- a CDS encoding DUF6230 family protein, protein MESQVRGGTRWKRFAVVMVPSVAATACIGVALAQGALAASFSVSGQSFKVTADKLVGTGFAQYGAIDSGYNLDGSKTAHAVAVSSFSKAEITNMCQSVVTPNIPLLGSVSLTLKAGGGGTPVQADNLYIDVEDLSANATFENIRIGVAGKDLKGPGIKSGDAANPFGFGQDADKATLTDVKQTAWATTAGTFKLSGLKMSLSSGVKECY, encoded by the coding sequence ATGGAGTCCCAGGTGCGTGGCGGGACCAGATGGAAGCGCTTCGCTGTGGTCATGGTGCCCAGCGTCGCCGCTACGGCGTGTATAGGTGTCGCTCTCGCGCAGGGTGCACTGGCCGCGTCGTTCAGTGTTTCGGGGCAGTCGTTCAAGGTCACCGCCGACAAGCTCGTCGGTACCGGCTTCGCGCAGTACGGAGCCATCGACTCGGGGTACAACCTCGACGGCAGCAAGACTGCTCACGCGGTCGCGGTCTCGTCCTTCAGCAAGGCCGAGATCACGAACATGTGCCAGTCCGTGGTCACGCCGAACATCCCGCTGCTCGGCTCGGTGAGCCTGACGCTGAAGGCGGGCGGCGGCGGCACGCCGGTCCAGGCCGACAACCTCTACATCGATGTCGAGGACCTCAGCGCCAACGCGACGTTCGAGAACATCCGGATCGGCGTCGCCGGCAAGGACCTCAAGGGTCCCGGCATCAAGAGCGGTGACGCCGCCAACCCGTTCGGCTTCGGTCAGGACGCCGACAAGGCCACCCTGACCGACGTGAAGCAGACGGCGTGGGCCACCACCGCCGGAACCTTCAAGCTCAGCGGCCTGAAGATGTCGCTGTCGTCGGGCGTCAAGGAGTGCTACTAA
- a CDS encoding acetate kinase, translating to MSATRVLVLNSGSSSVKYQLLDMRDSSRLASGLVERIGERTSRLKHSPLATGGAPREQGGPFADHGAALKAVAEELARDGLGLDSPELAAIGHRVVHGGRHFTRPTVVDDAVLAEIERLIPVAPLHNPANLTGIRTATALRPDLPQVAVFDTAFHTTMPESAARYAIDVETADAHRVRRYGFHGTSHAYVSRATAKLLGKSPEEVNVIVLHLGNGASASAVEKGRCVDTSMGLTPLEGLVMGTRSGDVDPAVIFHLARVGGMSIDEIDALLNKKSGLVGLCGDNDMREIRRRIDEGDERAKLAFDIYIHRLKKYLGAYYAVLGHVDAVAFTAGVGENAAPVREAAVAGLGSLGLAVDAELNAVRGDEPRLISPAGARVAVAVVPTDEELEIATQTYALVKG from the coding sequence GTGAGCGCGACCCGCGTCCTCGTCCTCAACTCCGGCTCCTCGTCGGTGAAGTACCAGCTGCTCGACATGCGGGACAGCAGTCGGCTGGCGAGCGGGCTCGTCGAGCGCATCGGCGAGCGGACCTCGCGGCTGAAGCACTCCCCGCTCGCGACCGGCGGCGCGCCCCGTGAGCAGGGCGGGCCGTTCGCCGATCACGGCGCGGCGCTGAAGGCCGTCGCCGAGGAGCTGGCCAGGGACGGCCTCGGGCTGGACTCCCCCGAGCTCGCCGCGATCGGGCACCGGGTCGTGCACGGGGGCAGGCACTTCACCCGGCCGACCGTGGTGGACGACGCCGTGCTCGCCGAGATCGAGCGGCTGATCCCGGTCGCGCCGCTGCACAACCCGGCGAACCTGACCGGTATCCGCACGGCGACGGCCCTGCGGCCCGACCTGCCGCAGGTCGCCGTGTTCGACACCGCCTTCCACACGACGATGCCGGAGTCGGCGGCCCGCTACGCGATCGACGTCGAGACCGCGGACGCGCACCGGGTGCGGCGCTACGGCTTCCACGGGACGTCGCACGCGTACGTCTCGCGGGCGACGGCGAAGCTGTTGGGCAAGTCCCCCGAGGAGGTGAACGTCATCGTGCTGCACCTCGGCAACGGGGCGTCGGCGTCGGCCGTCGAGAAGGGCCGCTGTGTGGACACCTCGATGGGACTGACGCCCTTGGAAGGTCTCGTCATGGGTACGCGCTCGGGAGACGTCGACCCGGCCGTCATCTTCCATTTGGCTCGTGTCGGTGGAATGTCCATCGACGAAATCGATGCTCTTCTCAACAAGAAGAGCGGTCTCGTCGGGCTGTGCGGGGACAACGACATGCGGGAGATCCGTCGGCGGATCGACGAGGGCGACGAGCGGGCGAAGCTCGCGTTCGACATCTACATTCACCGGCTGAAGAAGTACCTCGGCGCCTATTACGCCGTACTCGGGCACGTGGACGCGGTGGCGTTCACCGCCGGGGTCGGGGAGAACGCCGCGCCGGTACGGGAGGCGGCCGTCGCGGGGCTGGGCTCCCTGGGCCTGGCAGTGGACGCCGAGCTGAACGCGGTACGCGGTGACGAGCCGCGGCTGATCTCGCCCGCCGGCGCGCGGGTGGCGGTCGCCGTGGTGCCGACGGACGAGGAACTGGAGATCGCGACGCAGACCTACGCGCTGGTGAAGGGGTAA
- a CDS encoding acyl-CoA mutase large subunit family protein — MDADVIEEGRRRWQARYDASRKREADFTTLSGDPVEPVYGPRAGDTYDGFERIGWPGEYPFTRGLYPTGYRGRTWTIRQFAGFGNAEQTNERYKMILANGGGGLSVAFDMPTLMGRDSDDRRSLGEVGHCGVAIDSAADMEVLFKDIPLGEVTTSMTISGPAVPVFCMYLVAAERQGVDPGVLNGTLQTDIFKEYIAQKEWLFPPEPHLRLIGDLMEYCAAGIPAYKPLSVSGYHIREAGATAAQELAYTLADGFGYVELGLSRGLDVDVFAPGLSFFFDAHLDFFEEIAKFRAARRIWARWMRDVYGAKTDKAQWLRFHTQTAGVSLTAQQPYNNVVRTAVEALAAVLGGTNSLHTNALDETLALPSEQAAEIALRTQQVLMEETGVANVADPLGGSWFVEQLTDRIEADAEKIFEQIRERGLRAHPDGRHPIGPITSGILRGIEDGWFTGEIAESAFRYQQALEKGDKRVVGVNAHTGSVTGDLEILRVSHEVEREQVRALGTRRAARDEQAVHSALAAMLTAARDGANMIGPMLDAVRAEATLGEICDVLRDEWGVYTEPPGF, encoded by the coding sequence ATGGACGCTGACGTCATCGAGGAAGGCCGCCGTCGCTGGCAGGCCCGGTACGACGCTTCGCGCAAGCGTGAGGCCGACTTCACCACGCTCTCCGGGGACCCGGTGGAGCCGGTGTACGGGCCGCGGGCCGGTGACACCTACGACGGCTTCGAGCGGATCGGCTGGCCGGGGGAGTACCCCTTCACGCGCGGTCTCTATCCGACGGGCTACCGCGGGCGCACGTGGACCATCCGGCAGTTCGCCGGGTTCGGCAACGCCGAGCAGACCAACGAGCGCTACAAGATGATCCTGGCCAACGGCGGGGGCGGCCTCTCCGTCGCCTTCGACATGCCGACCCTCATGGGCCGCGACTCCGACGACCGGCGCTCGCTGGGCGAGGTCGGCCACTGCGGCGTCGCCATCGACTCCGCCGCCGACATGGAGGTCCTGTTCAAGGACATCCCCCTGGGCGAGGTCACCACGTCCATGACGATCAGCGGGCCCGCCGTGCCCGTCTTCTGCATGTACCTGGTCGCCGCCGAACGGCAGGGCGTCGACCCCGGCGTCCTCAACGGCACCCTCCAGACGGACATCTTCAAGGAGTACATCGCCCAGAAGGAGTGGCTCTTCCCGCCCGAGCCGCACCTGCGTCTCATCGGCGACCTGATGGAGTACTGCGCGGCCGGCATCCCCGCCTACAAGCCGCTGTCCGTCTCCGGCTACCACATCCGCGAGGCCGGCGCGACGGCCGCGCAGGAGCTCGCCTACACGCTGGCGGACGGCTTCGGGTACGTGGAGCTCGGTCTCAGCCGCGGGTTGGACGTCGACGTGTTCGCGCCCGGGCTGTCCTTCTTCTTCGACGCGCACCTCGACTTCTTCGAGGAGATCGCCAAGTTCCGCGCGGCGCGCAGGATCTGGGCCCGCTGGATGCGGGACGTGTACGGGGCCAAGACCGACAAGGCCCAGTGGCTGCGCTTCCACACCCAGACCGCCGGCGTCTCGCTGACCGCCCAACAGCCGTACAACAACGTGGTGCGCACGGCCGTCGAGGCGCTCGCGGCGGTGCTCGGCGGCACCAACTCGCTGCACACCAACGCCCTCGACGAGACCCTCGCGCTGCCGAGCGAGCAGGCGGCCGAGATCGCGCTGCGCACCCAGCAGGTGCTCATGGAGGAGACCGGCGTCGCCAACGTGGCCGACCCGCTGGGCGGTTCGTGGTTCGTCGAGCAGCTGACGGACCGCATCGAGGCCGACGCGGAGAAGATCTTCGAGCAGATAAGGGAGCGCGGGCTGCGGGCCCATCCCGACGGGCGGCACCCGATCGGTCCGATCACCTCCGGCATTCTGCGCGGCATCGAGGACGGCTGGTTCACCGGGGAGATCGCGGAGTCGGCGTTCCGGTACCAGCAGGCCCTGGAGAAGGGGGACAAGCGCGTCGTCGGCGTCAACGCGCACACCGGGTCGGTGACCGGGGACCTGGAGATCCTGCGGGTCAGCCACGAGGTGGAGCGCGAGCAGGTGCGCGCGCTGGGCACGCGCAGGGCGGCCAGGGACGAGCAGGCCGTGCACAGCGCCCTCGCGGCGATGCTGACGGCGGCCCGCGACGGGGCCAACATGATCGGCCCCATGCTGGACGCGGTGCGCGCCGAGGCCACACTGGGCGAGATCTGCGACGTGCTGCGGGACGAGTGGGGCGTGTACACAGAGCCGCCGGGCTTCTGA
- a CDS encoding DUF6114 domain-containing protein, with translation MSAETPDAPGQFTRRREQFRAWRGTRPFWAGLFVLLAGFPIAYFPYAHLQVGHLTLAMATTAGAGSLIIGVLLGVLGISLWFQKHVQVFAGVAAILLGLVSIPVSNLGGFLIGFFFALIGGAMAVSWAPGTPPAPAAGPEAAASAGGAPQGAHPEGPATAGDLTQNPYSTGPDRTGGPSFTKDADGPGEPHDLHDLHDLSGTSPANGANGRHSAG, from the coding sequence ATGAGCGCCGAGACCCCTGACGCCCCCGGCCAGTTCACCCGCCGGAGGGAGCAGTTCCGCGCCTGGCGGGGCACCAGGCCTTTCTGGGCGGGCCTGTTCGTCCTCCTCGCCGGCTTCCCCATCGCCTACTTCCCCTACGCCCATCTCCAGGTGGGCCATCTGACTCTGGCGATGGCGACCACGGCGGGCGCGGGGTCGCTGATCATCGGCGTGCTGCTGGGCGTCCTGGGCATCAGTCTGTGGTTCCAGAAGCACGTACAGGTCTTCGCGGGCGTCGCGGCGATCCTGCTCGGCCTGGTGTCCATCCCGGTGTCCAACCTCGGCGGCTTCCTCATCGGCTTCTTCTTCGCGCTGATCGGTGGGGCGATGGCCGTGTCGTGGGCGCCCGGCACGCCGCCCGCGCCCGCTGCGGGCCCGGAGGCGGCCGCGAGCGCCGGAGGAGCCCCGCAGGGCGCGCACCCCGAAGGCCCCGCCACGGCGGGCGACCTCACCCAGAACCCGTACAGCACGGGCCCGGACCGGACCGGCGGGCCGTCCTTCACGAAGGACGCCGACGGACCGGGCGAGCCGCACGACCTGCACGACCTGCACGATCTGTCAGGAACGAGCCCGGCGAACGGGGCGAACGGGAGGCACAGTGCCGGCTGA
- a CDS encoding ATP-dependent 6-phosphofructokinase: MRIGVLTAGGDCPGLNAVIRSVVHRAVDNYGDEVIGFEDGYAGLLDGRYRTLDLNAVSGILARGGTILGSSRLERDRLREACESASDMIHDFGIDALIPIGGEGTLTAARMLSDAGLPVVGVPKTIDNDISSTDRTFGFDTAVGVATEAMDRLKTTAESHQRVMVVEVMGRHAGWIALESGMAAGAHGICLPERPFDPTDLVKMVEERFARGKKFAVICVAEGAHPADGTMDYSKGAIDQFGHERFQGIGTALAYELERRLGKEARPVILGHIQRGGVPTAYDRVLATRFGWHAVEAAHRGQFGRMTALRGTDVVMVPLAEAVTELKTVPTDRIVEAESVF; the protein is encoded by the coding sequence ATGCGCATCGGAGTTCTCACGGCAGGCGGCGACTGCCCCGGCCTGAACGCAGTGATCCGGTCGGTCGTGCACCGCGCCGTCGACAACTACGGCGACGAGGTCATCGGCTTCGAGGACGGCTACGCCGGGCTGCTCGACGGCCGCTACCGGACGCTCGACCTCAACGCGGTGAGCGGCATCCTGGCCCGCGGCGGCACCATCCTCGGCTCCTCCCGCCTGGAGCGCGACCGGCTGCGCGAGGCCTGCGAGAGCGCCTCCGACATGATCCACGACTTCGGAATCGACGCGCTCATCCCGATCGGCGGCGAGGGCACGCTGACGGCGGCGCGGATGCTGTCCGACGCCGGTCTGCCGGTGGTCGGCGTGCCCAAGACGATCGACAACGACATCTCGTCCACCGACCGCACCTTCGGCTTCGACACGGCGGTCGGGGTCGCCACCGAGGCGATGGACCGCCTGAAGACGACCGCCGAATCCCACCAGCGGGTCATGGTGGTCGAGGTCATGGGCCGCCACGCCGGCTGGATCGCGCTGGAGAGCGGAATGGCGGCGGGCGCGCACGGCATCTGCCTGCCCGAGCGCCCCTTCGACCCCACCGACCTCGTGAAGATGGTCGAGGAGCGGTTCGCGCGCGGCAAGAAGTTCGCGGTGATCTGCGTCGCCGAGGGCGCGCACCCGGCCGACGGCACGATGGACTACAGCAAGGGCGCGATCGACCAGTTCGGCCACGAACGCTTCCAGGGCATCGGCACGGCGCTGGCCTACGAACTCGAGCGGCGGCTCGGCAAGGAGGCCCGCCCGGTCATCCTCGGCCACATCCAGCGCGGCGGCGTCCCGACGGCGTACGACCGCGTCCTCGCGACCCGCTTCGGCTGGCACGCGGTGGAGGCGGCGCACCGCGGCCAGTTCGGGCGGATGACGGCGCTGCGCGGCACGGACGTGGTGATGGTGCCGCTGGCCGAGGCGGTCACCGAGCTGAAGACGGTCCCCACGGACCGGATCGTCGAAGCCGAGTCGGTCTTCTAG
- a CDS encoding tetratricopeptide repeat protein gives MQPRNMSMSGVVDLAAVKAAQEAKAKAEQTRAEAARHGGAGAVSPADLVIDVDEAGFEQEVLQRSAEVPVVIDFWAEWCQPCKQLSPVLERLALEYDGRFLLAKIDVDANQMLMQQFGVQGIPAVFAVVAGQALPLFQGAAGEAQIRQTLDQLVQVAEQRFGLTGLTVDPDAEPGDAQAAPAEPVGPYDALLEAAVHALDAGDFAGAVQAYKNVLADDPGNPEAQLGLAQAELLQRVGGMDPQQVRKDAAERPTDVTAQIAAADLDLVGGHVEDAFGRLIDTVRRTAGDDRDAARVRLLELFDVVGPEDPRVAGARRALARALF, from the coding sequence ATGCAGCCACGGAACATGTCCATGAGCGGAGTCGTCGACCTCGCCGCGGTGAAGGCGGCCCAGGAGGCCAAGGCCAAGGCGGAGCAGACGCGCGCCGAAGCGGCACGGCACGGCGGCGCCGGCGCCGTCTCCCCGGCCGATCTCGTGATCGACGTCGACGAGGCGGGGTTCGAGCAGGAGGTCCTGCAGCGGTCCGCCGAGGTGCCCGTCGTCATCGACTTCTGGGCCGAGTGGTGTCAGCCCTGTAAGCAGCTGAGCCCGGTCCTGGAGCGACTCGCCCTCGAGTACGACGGCCGCTTCCTGCTGGCCAAGATCGACGTCGACGCCAACCAGATGCTGATGCAGCAGTTCGGGGTGCAGGGCATCCCGGCCGTGTTCGCCGTCGTCGCCGGACAGGCACTGCCGCTCTTCCAGGGCGCGGCCGGCGAGGCGCAGATCCGTCAGACCCTCGACCAGTTGGTACAGGTCGCCGAGCAGCGGTTCGGGCTCACCGGCCTGACCGTCGACCCCGACGCCGAGCCGGGCGACGCCCAGGCGGCCCCGGCCGAGCCCGTCGGACCGTACGACGCGCTCCTCGAAGCCGCCGTGCACGCGCTGGACGCGGGCGACTTCGCCGGCGCGGTCCAGGCCTACAAGAACGTGCTCGCCGACGACCCCGGTAACCCCGAAGCCCAGCTGGGGCTTGCGCAGGCCGAGTTGCTCCAGCGGGTGGGCGGCATGGATCCGCAGCAGGTGCGCAAGGACGCGGCCGAACGTCCCACGGACGTGACGGCCCAGATCGCCGCGGCCGATCTGGATCTGGTGGGCGGTCATGTCGAGGACGCCTTCGGCAGGCTCATCGACACCGTGCGTCGCACGGCCGGTGACGACCGGGACGCCGCACGCGTGCGGTTGCTCGAACTGTTCGACGTGGTCGGTCCCGAGGACCCGCGGGTGGCGGGGGCGCGGCGGGCGCTGGCGCGCGCGCTGTTCTGA
- the pta gene encoding phosphate acetyltransferase, which produces MTRSVYVTGIDRGDGRQVVELGVMELLTRQVDRVGVFRPLVHDGPDRLFELLRARYRLAQDPATVYGMDYHEASALQAEQGADELVSTLVERFHVVARAYDVVLVLGTDYADTQFPDELALNARLANEFGASVIPVVGGRRQTVESVLAETRNAYRAYQGLGCDVLAMVTNRVAREDREEIASRLAARVPVPCYVLPDEPALSAPTVSQISHALGARVLLGDDSGLARDALDFVFGGAMLPNFLAALTPGCLVVTPGDRADLVIGSLAAHSAGTPPIAGLLLTLGEVPTQEILTLAARLAPGTPVVSVPGNSFLTAEQLFSLEGKLNAATPRKAETALGVFERHVDTADLLRRVSAPSTDRVTPMMFEHKLLEQARSDKRRVVLPEGTEERVLHAAEVLLRRGVCDLTLLGPVDQIRKKAADLGIDLGDCRLIDPATSELRDAFAEKYAALRAHRGVTVELAYDVVSDVNYFGTLMVQEGLADGMVSGSVHSTAATIRPAFEIIKTKPDADIVSSVFFMCLADKVLVYGDCAVNPDPDAEQLADIAVQAAATAAQFGVEPRIAMLSYSTGTSGSGADVDKVREATELVRERRPDLKIEGPIQYDAAVEPTVAATKLPGSEVAGQASVLIFPDLNTGNNTYKAVQRSAGAIAVGPVLQGLRKPVNDLSRGALVQDIVNTVAITAIQAQIPSQAGRTAGPASSEKATDL; this is translated from the coding sequence GTGACCCGCAGCGTGTACGTGACCGGTATCGACCGCGGCGACGGCCGCCAGGTCGTCGAACTGGGGGTCATGGAGCTCCTGACCCGGCAGGTCGACCGGGTGGGCGTGTTCCGTCCGCTCGTCCACGACGGGCCGGACCGGCTCTTCGAACTGCTGCGTGCGCGCTACCGGCTGGCGCAGGATCCGGCCACGGTCTACGGCATGGACTACCACGAGGCGTCGGCCCTCCAGGCGGAGCAGGGCGCGGACGAACTGGTCTCCACCCTCGTGGAGCGCTTCCACGTCGTGGCCCGCGCCTACGACGTCGTGCTGGTGCTGGGCACCGACTACGCCGACACCCAGTTCCCGGACGAACTCGCCCTGAACGCTCGCCTCGCCAACGAGTTCGGCGCGTCCGTGATCCCGGTGGTCGGCGGCCGCAGGCAGACGGTGGAGTCGGTGCTCGCCGAGACGCGCAACGCCTACCGGGCGTACCAGGGCCTCGGCTGCGACGTCCTCGCCATGGTGACCAACCGGGTGGCCCGGGAGGACCGGGAGGAGATCGCCTCCCGGCTCGCCGCCCGGGTGCCCGTGCCCTGCTACGTGCTGCCCGACGAGCCCGCGCTGTCCGCGCCGACCGTCTCGCAGATCAGCCACGCCCTCGGCGCGCGGGTGCTGCTGGGCGACGACTCCGGGCTGGCCCGCGACGCCCTCGACTTCGTCTTCGGCGGGGCGATGCTGCCGAACTTCCTCGCGGCCCTGACCCCCGGCTGTCTGGTCGTCACCCCGGGCGACCGGGCGGACCTGGTGATCGGCTCGCTGGCCGCGCACAGCGCCGGCACCCCGCCGATCGCCGGTCTGCTGCTCACCCTCGGCGAGGTGCCGACGCAGGAGATCCTGACGCTGGCCGCCCGCCTCGCCCCCGGCACACCGGTCGTCTCGGTGCCCGGCAACAGCTTCCTCACCGCCGAGCAGCTGTTCTCCCTGGAGGGCAAGCTGAACGCGGCGACGCCCCGCAAGGCGGAGACCGCGCTGGGGGTGTTCGAACGGCACGTGGACACGGCGGATCTGCTCCGGCGCGTCTCCGCGCCCAGCACCGACCGCGTCACGCCGATGATGTTCGAGCACAAGCTCCTCGAGCAGGCCCGCTCCGACAAGCGCCGGGTCGTGCTGCCGGAGGGCACCGAGGAGCGGGTGCTGCACGCGGCCGAGGTGCTGCTGCGTCGCGGCGTGTGCGACCTCACCCTGCTCGGGCCGGTGGACCAGATCCGCAAGAAGGCCGCCGACCTGGGCATCGACCTCGGCGACTGCCGGCTCATCGACCCGGCGACGAGCGAGCTGCGCGACGCCTTCGCCGAGAAGTACGCGGCGCTGCGCGCCCACCGGGGCGTCACCGTCGAGCTGGCCTACGACGTCGTCTCGGACGTGAACTACTTCGGCACGCTCATGGTGCAGGAGGGTCTCGCCGACGGCATGGTCTCCGGTTCGGTGCACTCCACGGCGGCCACGATCCGGCCCGCGTTCGAGATCATCAAGACCAAGCCGGACGCCGACATCGTGTCGTCGGTGTTCTTCATGTGCCTCGCCGACAAGGTCCTGGTCTACGGCGACTGCGCGGTGAACCCCGACCCGGACGCCGAGCAGCTCGCCGACATCGCCGTCCAGGCGGCCGCCACCGCCGCGCAGTTCGGCGTGGAGCCGCGGATCGCGATGCTGTCGTACTCCACCGGCACCTCCGGCTCCGGCGCGGACGTCGACAAGGTGCGGGAGGCGACGGAGCTGGTGCGCGAGCGGCGTCCCGATCTGAAGATCGAGGGGCCGATCCAGTACGACGCCGCCGTCGAGCCCACGGTCGCCGCCACCAAGCTGCCGGGCTCCGAAGTCGCGGGCCAGGCCAGCGTGTTGATCTTCCCGGACCTCAACACCGGCAACAACACCTACAAGGCGGTGCAGCGTTCGGCCGGCGCGATCGCGGTCGGGCCGGTGCTGCAGGGGCTGCGCAAGCCGGTCAACGACCTGTCGCGGGGCGCTCTCGTCCAGGACATCGTCAACACCGTGGCCATCACGGCCATCCAGGCCCAGATACCGTCCCAGGCCGGCCGGACCGCCGGACCGGCCTCCAGCGAGAAGGCGACCGACCTGTGA